A region from the Synechococcales cyanobacterium T60_A2020_003 genome encodes:
- a CDS encoding efflux RND transporter periplasmic adaptor subunit produces MAQQQQQMPPGVLVETEQVQPTTLEDSSEFIGNLESVEGVVLRPEIAGRVTQIYVSEGDRVNPGDPIFQISPDRTQAELNAALANVNAALANRNSAQAQLQSQEAELIRAAAEVELQESEYERTSMLVAEGVQSQQALDLATRDLTTARATYDATDRQVQASKANLAQAIATLQQAQAEVQAVRSDLSDTTVTAPISGVIGDIPVKLGSYVNIGDTLTSLVQNESLDLRLSVPIEQASQLRNGLPVELRGGDGETVLGRGQISFVSPATSPEAQVVLAKATFPNPTGQLRDKQSVTARVIWNTRPGVVVPVTAVSRLGGQTFVYVVEQQQTPEQEAPQLIARQRPVTLGDIQDNSYQVLDGLQAGEEIVVSGILNLSDGAPIMLSSQMPDPSASGAPPQ; encoded by the coding sequence ATCTCGAATCGGTGGAAGGCGTGGTGTTGCGCCCGGAAATTGCCGGACGGGTGACTCAGATTTATGTATCCGAGGGCGATCGCGTCAATCCCGGTGATCCGATTTTTCAAATCAGTCCCGATCGCACCCAGGCGGAACTCAATGCGGCGTTGGCCAACGTGAACGCGGCCTTGGCAAACCGTAATAGTGCCCAGGCTCAGCTTCAATCCCAAGAGGCCGAGTTGATTCGAGCGGCAGCCGAAGTGGAACTGCAAGAGTCGGAGTATGAGCGAACTTCCATGCTGGTAGCTGAAGGAGTGCAGTCGCAGCAAGCCCTGGACTTGGCCACCCGCGACCTAACCACGGCTCGCGCTACCTACGACGCCACCGATCGCCAAGTTCAAGCCTCAAAAGCCAACTTAGCGCAGGCGATCGCCACGTTACAGCAAGCCCAAGCTGAGGTTCAAGCGGTTCGGAGCGATTTATCCGACACCACGGTGACGGCTCCGATTTCGGGTGTGATTGGCGATATTCCGGTCAAGCTCGGCAGCTACGTCAATATTGGCGATACGCTCACCTCTCTAGTTCAGAACGAGTCGTTGGATCTACGGCTGTCCGTTCCGATCGAACAAGCCTCACAGCTTCGTAATGGTCTCCCCGTTGAGTTACGCGGTGGAGATGGTGAAACAGTTTTGGGTCGTGGACAAATCAGCTTTGTATCCCCTGCGACGTCTCCAGAAGCCCAAGTCGTACTCGCAAAGGCTACCTTCCCGAATCCAACGGGACAACTGCGTGATAAGCAATCGGTCACGGCGCGGGTGATTTGGAATACTCGTCCTGGTGTTGTTGTTCCGGTGACAGCCGTATCTCGTTTAGGCGGGCAAACGTTTGTCTACGTCGTGGAGCAGCAGCAAACGCCTGAGCAAGAAGCCCCCCAACTCATTGCCCGCCAGCGTCCGGTCACGCTGGGGGACATTCAAGACAACAGCTACCAAGTCCTCGATGGTTTGCAGGCCGGAGAAGAAATTGTGGTGTCGGGAATTTTGAATCTTTCCGATGGCGCACCGATTATGCTGTCGTCCCAAATGCCCGATCCGTCTGCTTCGGGTGCTCCCCCTCAGTAG
- the sbcD gene encoding exonuclease subunit SbcD: MIKILHLSDIHLGSGFSHGRMNPETGLNTRLEDFVKTLSLCIDRAIAEPVDLVLFGGDAFPDATPPPIVQELFAAQFRRLVDAQIPTVLLVGNHDQHAQGQGGASLCIYRTLGVPGFVVGDRLETHTIATRNGEVQIITLPWLNHSAFLTRPETEGLSLAEVNQQLIDRLRLALEGEIRQLNPDKPSILLAHAMIDSARYGAERFLAAGKGFTIPLAILSRPCFNYVALGHVHRHQILCDDPYIVYPGSIERVDFSEEKEDKGFVLVDIKKDKTEVEFCPLPVRPFSTIRVDLSKKESPQSALLKAIKSHPVQDAVVRLIYQLHADQLDLIDMASLHEALSPAHTYSIHPQLVSQLARPRVPELGAGHTIDPLSALQTYLENREDLNDLAEDMLREAQRLLAIDNSDEDFGDRPQPLFDLDTEEEDDDEIAQMRLF, from the coding sequence ATGATCAAAATTCTCCATCTCTCCGACATCCACCTGGGTAGCGGCTTCTCCCACGGACGCATGAACCCCGAAACAGGCTTGAATACTCGGTTAGAGGATTTTGTCAAAACGTTGAGCTTATGTATCGATCGGGCGATCGCCGAACCCGTTGATCTAGTCCTCTTCGGTGGCGATGCCTTTCCCGATGCCACACCACCGCCGATCGTGCAGGAACTTTTTGCCGCCCAGTTTCGCCGCTTGGTGGATGCCCAGATCCCGACCGTGTTGCTAGTCGGCAATCATGATCAGCACGCTCAGGGGCAAGGAGGCGCGAGTCTTTGTATTTACCGAACCTTGGGCGTACCAGGCTTTGTGGTGGGCGATCGCCTCGAAACTCACACTATTGCAACCCGAAACGGAGAGGTGCAGATTATTACCCTCCCGTGGCTCAACCATTCCGCCTTTCTCACCCGACCAGAAACGGAGGGATTATCCTTAGCAGAAGTGAACCAGCAGTTGATCGATCGGCTCCGACTCGCTCTCGAAGGCGAGATCCGGCAGCTTAATCCCGATAAACCGTCCATCTTGCTTGCCCATGCCATGATCGACTCGGCTCGGTATGGCGCAGAACGCTTCCTGGCCGCAGGTAAGGGCTTCACAATTCCGCTCGCGATTCTCTCCCGTCCCTGTTTTAACTACGTCGCGCTAGGGCACGTCCACCGTCACCAGATTCTTTGCGATGATCCCTACATCGTCTATCCCGGCAGCATTGAACGGGTAGACTTTAGTGAAGAGAAAGAGGACAAGGGATTCGTACTCGTTGATATTAAAAAAGACAAAACCGAGGTTGAGTTTTGTCCCCTTCCGGTGCGTCCCTTTTCGACCATTCGCGTCGATCTCTCGAAAAAAGAAAGTCCCCAATCGGCCTTACTGAAGGCCATCAAATCCCATCCCGTGCAAGATGCCGTCGTGCGCCTTATCTACCAACTCCATGCCGATCAGCTTGATTTGATTGACATGGCCAGCCTCCACGAAGCCCTCAGCCCTGCCCATACCTACAGCATCCATCCCCAATTGGTGAGCCAGCTTGCCCGTCCCCGTGTTCCCGAACTCGGTGCAGGCCATACGATTGATCCCCTCAGTGCCCTACAGACCTATCTTGAGAATCGTGAGGATCTCAACGACCTCGCCGAGGATATGCTGCGGGAGGCTCAACGGTTACTCGCTATCGATAACAGTGACGAGGACTTTGGCGATCGCCCTCAGCCTCTGTTTGACCTAGACACAGAGGAGGAAGACGATGATGAGATTGCCCAAATGAGGCTGTTTTAG
- a CDS encoding efflux RND transporter permease subunit, with protein sequence MFTDFFIKKPVFSTVCALIILLLGLICILVLPVSQFPDISPKQVTVTANYIGADAQTVESAVTTVLERQINGVEGLRYMSSTSSNDGTSSITVTFEPTRDQDIAAVDVQNRVSVAESQLPEEVNQTGVSVSKESSNILLAMSLFSENDEYDDIFLSNYADLYIVDALRRVKGVGNVQIFGERTYAMRLWLYPDRLANRNLTPQDVVDALQEQNIQVGVGRIGQQPMPTDQEYEIDLRAISRLNDVREFEDVVITTTEDGSLIRLKDVGRAELGAENYGSFLRFRGQEAIGLGIFQVPGSNALQVARGVKAEMATLAETFPPGLMYDIGFDTTDYVEQSLSEVVWTLMQAVLLVVLIIFVFLQDWRVAVIPSITIPVSLIGTFIFVRLFDFSINSLTLFGLTLATGMVVDDAIVVVESIATKIQQEGIPPRRAAIESMRELTGAVIATSLVLMAVFVPVAFFPGTTGALYNQFALTIAFSIAVSTFTALTLTPTLSALLIRRRLPGNSWLDRLFAVFNRGQDWLRVRYGHVLRSLMRMRAIVIGIFVLLLMGTVWLYTVVPSAFLPDEDQGYFITIIQAPEGVSLNYTSEVMTQVEDLILQMPEVRATFAVGGFSFSGNTSNTAVVFTTLKPWDERPGFEGSALGIISRLQPQLFGIPEARIFAVNPPVIQGLGNFGGFQFQLQDRRGNFGIDTMLQYMGQLLGTANQQPELQAVFSTYSANTPQLQIEVDRNRAKSLNVPIDEIFSTLQIYLGSRYVNDFNLDLRTYRVYVQADEQFRASPADINKLYVRSDSGQMVPLGNLVTITPTTAPQMINHFNLFRSIEINGTTAPGASSGDAIRAMEQSAAEVLPPGMGYEWSGTSLEEIESGGQAPIIFGLGLVFVFLVLAAQYESYIDPVIIMLAVPLAILGALFAQVTRGLANDVYCQIGLVMLIGLASKNSILIVEFANQLRDQGFSIPKAALEASKERLRPILMTAISTLVGIFPLVIATGAGSGSRQSLGTAVFGGMFVATFLSLLVVPILYIVIKSLSDRTLPPSKEPSGLGAERDPDSDPDSASQMGSSAVM encoded by the coding sequence ATGTTTACGGACTTCTTCATCAAAAAACCTGTTTTCTCAACGGTTTGCGCCCTGATCATCCTCTTACTGGGGCTGATTTGCATTCTGGTGTTGCCAGTCTCCCAGTTCCCCGATATCAGTCCTAAGCAAGTTACGGTAACGGCTAACTATATTGGAGCTGACGCCCAAACTGTTGAAAGTGCTGTCACCACTGTCCTAGAACGGCAAATCAATGGCGTTGAGGGACTGCGGTACATGAGTTCGACCAGCAGCAACGACGGCACCAGCAGCATTACCGTTACCTTTGAACCCACTCGGGATCAGGATATTGCGGCGGTCGATGTCCAAAATCGAGTCTCGGTGGCGGAATCTCAACTTCCAGAAGAAGTCAATCAAACCGGGGTAAGCGTTAGTAAGGAATCGAGTAATATCCTGCTGGCGATGAGTCTCTTTTCAGAAAATGACGAGTACGACGACATTTTTCTGAGCAACTACGCTGATCTTTACATTGTGGATGCGTTGCGACGAGTCAAAGGGGTGGGCAATGTCCAAATCTTTGGCGAACGTACCTATGCAATGCGGCTATGGCTCTATCCCGATCGCTTAGCAAACCGGAATCTCACCCCCCAGGATGTAGTAGATGCCCTGCAAGAACAAAATATTCAAGTCGGGGTAGGGCGCATTGGCCAACAGCCCATGCCCACCGATCAGGAATACGAAATAGACCTCCGCGCCATCAGTCGGCTTAACGATGTGCGCGAATTTGAGGATGTGGTGATCACCACAACTGAGGATGGGAGCTTGATTCGCCTCAAGGACGTGGGACGGGCAGAACTGGGCGCAGAGAACTACGGCTCGTTTTTGCGGTTTCGAGGGCAGGAGGCGATCGGATTAGGGATTTTCCAAGTTCCGGGCAGTAACGCTCTGCAGGTGGCGCGGGGCGTGAAGGCTGAAATGGCAACGCTAGCGGAAACCTTCCCTCCCGGCCTGATGTATGACATTGGATTTGACACCACGGATTATGTAGAGCAGTCGTTGTCAGAAGTGGTTTGGACACTCATGCAGGCAGTGCTGCTGGTGGTTCTGATCATCTTTGTCTTTTTGCAGGATTGGCGGGTTGCAGTTATTCCCTCCATCACCATTCCTGTTTCGCTCATCGGTACGTTTATCTTTGTGCGGCTGTTTGATTTTTCAATCAACAGTTTGACATTGTTTGGCCTGACCTTGGCAACGGGCATGGTCGTAGACGATGCGATCGTTGTAGTGGAAAGTATTGCTACGAAAATTCAGCAGGAGGGAATTCCGCCACGTAGAGCCGCGATTGAGTCCATGCGGGAACTCACGGGAGCGGTGATTGCTACGTCGCTAGTGCTGATGGCGGTCTTTGTTCCGGTGGCCTTTTTCCCTGGAACGACGGGAGCGCTGTATAACCAGTTTGCGCTGACGATCGCCTTCTCGATTGCGGTGTCTACCTTTACGGCACTAACGTTAACGCCGACGCTCTCAGCGTTACTGATCCGTCGGCGTCTGCCTGGAAATTCCTGGCTCGACCGCCTCTTTGCGGTGTTTAACCGGGGGCAAGATTGGTTACGAGTTCGGTACGGGCATGTGCTGCGATCGCTCATGCGGATGCGGGCGATCGTCATCGGTATCTTTGTGCTATTGCTCATGGGCACCGTATGGCTATACACGGTGGTTCCGAGCGCTTTCTTACCAGATGAAGATCAGGGGTACTTCATCACGATTATTCAGGCTCCAGAGGGGGTGTCCCTTAACTACACCAGCGAGGTAATGACGCAGGTGGAAGATCTGATTCTCCAAATGCCAGAGGTACGGGCTACGTTTGCGGTGGGAGGCTTTAGCTTTAGCGGCAACACCTCCAATACGGCGGTGGTTTTTACGACGCTGAAACCGTGGGATGAACGCCCTGGGTTTGAAGGCTCTGCATTGGGGATTATTTCGCGATTACAGCCGCAACTCTTTGGCATTCCCGAAGCCCGGATCTTTGCTGTGAACCCTCCGGTGATTCAGGGATTAGGGAACTTTGGCGGATTCCAGTTCCAGCTTCAGGATCGACGGGGCAACTTCGGCATTGACACGATGCTGCAGTACATGGGGCAGCTTCTAGGCACAGCCAACCAACAGCCCGAACTCCAGGCTGTGTTTAGCACCTATTCGGCCAACACCCCGCAGCTCCAAATAGAGGTCGATCGCAACCGGGCGAAGTCGCTGAACGTTCCCATTGATGAGATCTTCAGTACCTTGCAGATCTATCTCGGTTCGCGGTACGTGAACGACTTTAACCTGGACCTGCGTACCTATCGCGTGTATGTTCAGGCCGATGAACAGTTTCGAGCATCGCCAGCGGATATCAATAAACTCTATGTCCGCTCGGACTCAGGCCAGATGGTTCCCTTGGGCAACCTGGTCACGATAACGCCCACCACGGCTCCCCAGATGATTAACCACTTTAATCTTTTCCGATCCATCGAGATCAACGGTACGACGGCTCCGGGGGCAAGTTCGGGGGATGCGATTCGGGCGATGGAACAATCGGCGGCTGAGGTTCTCCCTCCGGGCATGGGCTACGAGTGGTCAGGGACATCGTTAGAGGAAATTGAATCGGGTGGACAAGCACCGATTATTTTTGGGTTGGGTCTGGTCTTTGTCTTCCTGGTTCTGGCGGCTCAGTACGAAAGCTATATTGATCCCGTGATCATCATGCTGGCTGTGCCCTTGGCGATTTTAGGAGCGCTCTTTGCTCAGGTGACTCGTGGGCTGGCGAACGATGTCTACTGCCAGATTGGCTTGGTGATGCTGATCGGATTGGCGAGTAAAAACTCAATTTTGATTGTGGAGTTTGCGAATCAGCTTCGCGATCAAGGATTTTCGATTCCGAAGGCGGCGTTAGAGGCTTCCAAAGAACGATTGCGCCCAATTTTAATGACGGCCATTTCAACCCTAGTCGGTATCTTTCCGCTGGTGATTGCGACGGGGGCTGGCTCTGGCAGTCGTCAGTCCTTGGGAACAGCGGTCTTCGGGGGTATGTTTGTGGCAACCTTCCTGAGTCTGTTAGTGGTTCCGATTTTGTACATCGTGATCAAGTCGTTGAGCGATCGCACGTTGCCTCCCTCAAAGGAACCATCGGGCTTAGGCGCAGAGCGTGACCCTGACTCTGATCCTGATTCGGCATCGCAGATGGGAAGTAGCGCCGTTATGTAA